The DNA segment GGACCAGTGAAACCGAGGCGGCCTTCCATGGAAAATACCGCCCAACCTCCGATCCTTTCCATGCCGACGCCGGCAGTTTGGATGCTTGGCTAACCGAACGCTACTGCCTGTACGCCATGAAAAAAGATGGCGGCATCTGGCGAACGGAAGTCCATCACCAGCCATGGCCTTTGCAGAACGCCGAATGCGTCCTGGATGAAAATTCGATGACCGCCCCACTAGGCATCCCGCTGCAAGGAAAACCCAAACTCCATTTTTCAAAAAAGATTGAAGTGGTTACTTGGTTGCCGCAGCGAATTGGCGACAACGTCTGGTAGCCGCACAGACGTCGACAACTTGCGGTTTACCCTTCCGCTTCCAATGCTTCCCAACGTGCAAATGCATTGGCCAAATCTTCGTCCAACGCGGTTAAGATCGCTTGATTCTTGGCTTGCAGGTCTCCCGGTTTTTTGTAGTAATCGGGATCCGCCATTTTTTCATGCCACTCAGCGATTTGTTTCTCTAGCTGTTCAATTTTCCCAGGCAGCAATTCCAGTTCGCGTTTCTCGTTGTAGCTCAATTTTCTAGCGGGAGCCGCTGGCGGGGCTGCGACAGCTGGCGCCTGGAATTTGGACATATGCTTCTTGCTGTTATCTTTGGAAGCCACTTGATCGGCTTCTCGTTTTGCGACGGTTCGCTTCCAATCGTCGTAACCACCGATGTATTCGTTTACGCCATCGGGTTCGAAAACGATCGTGCTGGTAACGACATTATTCAAGAACGTTCGGTCGTGGCTAACAAGCAATACGGTGCCACCAAACTGCGTCACCTGCTCTTCCAGCATGTCCAAGGTCTCGCTGTCCAAATCGTTTGTCGGTTCGTCCAGCACCAATACGTTGGCAGGCTTGGTCATCAGTTTTGCCAACAGAACTCGGTTGCGTTCTCCACCAGAGAGGAACTTGACCGGCGTCCTCGCTCGTTCAGGAGTGAACAGGAAATCTTGCAAGTAACCGATGATGTGTTTGTTGGTATCGCCAATACGAACGCGATCACTTCCGTCGGCGATATTATCCTGCACCGATTTTTCGCCGTCCAACTGGTCCCGCAACTGATCGAAGTAAGCGACTTCGACATTGGTCCCCATCCGGACGTTGCCGGACTGCGGTTCCAAACGCCCCAGAATCAGCTTTAGCAAAGTCGACTTACCGGCTCCGTTGGGCCCGATAATTCCGACCTTATCGCCACGCATGATGGTGGTTGAAAATTCTTGCACGATGGGTCGATCTTCGTACTTGAAACTGATTTTCTTCACGTCCGCCACCAAAGCTCCACTACGCATCGCTTCCTGGATCTTCAGTTTGGCGGTCCCATCGTTTTTGCGTCGTAGCGAGCGTTCTTCACGCATCGATTCAAGGGCTCGTACACGGCCTTCATTTCTAGTCCGGCGAGCCTTGATTCCTTTGCGAATCCAAACCTCTTCCTCCGCCAACCGTTTATCAAAAAGTGCGTTTTGCTTTTCTTCGGCGGCAAGTGCATTCTCTTTTCGGCTAAGGAAGGTCCCATAGTCGCACGACCAGTCGAACAATCGGCCGCGGTCGACTTCCCAGATCCGATTCGCCAGTCGCTGCAGGAAAGAGCGGTCATGCGTCACGAACAGCAGCGTCCCATTCCAACGCGACAGAAACTCTTCCAGCCAGAGGATCGATTCGATATCCAAATGGTTCGTCGGTTCGTCCAACAACAGTAGGTGCGGACGAGCGACCAGTGCCTTTGCCAACAGGACGCGACGTTTCATCCCACTGGAAAGGGTTTCAAACGCGATATCCGGATCCAGATTCATCTGAGAAAGGGTCTTTTCCAGGCGATGAGCCTGTTCCCAGGGCTCGTCGCCGTCCGCCTCATCCATCCCCGCTTCGACGATTTCGTGGATCGTGCCGCTCAGATCGGCGGGCACATCCTGAATCAGTCGAGCGACCCGCGTACCGGCCTCCATCCCGACCCGCCCCCCATCCGGCTGAATCTCTCCAGCCAGCAGCTTCATCAAAGTAGTCTTTCCAGCTCCATTTCGTCCCAACAATCCAATGCGTTGCCCCGGTTCAATCTTCGCGGTCACCTCATCCAATAGAGCGGGTCCACGATAACCAATGGTCAATTCTTCAAGCGAAATCAGTGGCATCAAATGACAGGGAGTATGAAGGAGAAAGAAAAACGCGAACTTCAAGGGAATCCAGCGATCCCTCTATTTTGTAGAACGATCCCGAGACTGGCTAGTGTCGCGTTTCGGTTTAATTATTTAAGCCAGTCTTGAGGCGGGAGCTGGGGAGACAAGGAGACAAGGAGACAAGGAGTTGGGAGTGAAGGAGTTGGGAGTGAAGGAGTGAAGGAGTGAAGGAGTGAAGGAGTGAAGGAGTGAAGGAGTTGCGCGGTCCATAATCATGGTGCTGTAGGCTCGGATTAGACCATGAGCATCGACAAAATGGTTCCAGCAATACCTGATAGCAGCAATTTCCGTGTCTCCGTG comes from the Roseimaritima multifibrata genome and includes:
- a CDS encoding ATP-binding cassette domain-containing protein gives rise to the protein MISLEELTIGYRGPALLDEVTAKIEPGQRIGLLGRNGAGKTTLMKLLAGEIQPDGGRVGMEAGTRVARLIQDVPADLSGTIHEIVEAGMDEADGDEPWEQAHRLEKTLSQMNLDPDIAFETLSSGMKRRVLLAKALVARPHLLLLDEPTNHLDIESILWLEEFLSRWNGTLLFVTHDRSFLQRLANRIWEVDRGRLFDWSCDYGTFLSRKENALAAEEKQNALFDKRLAEEEVWIRKGIKARRTRNEGRVRALESMREERSLRRKNDGTAKLKIQEAMRSGALVADVKKISFKYEDRPIVQEFSTTIMRGDKVGIIGPNGAGKSTLLKLILGRLEPQSGNVRMGTNVEVAYFDQLRDQLDGEKSVQDNIADGSDRVRIGDTNKHIIGYLQDFLFTPERARTPVKFLSGGERNRVLLAKLMTKPANVLVLDEPTNDLDSETLDMLEEQVTQFGGTVLLVSHDRTFLNNVVTSTIVFEPDGVNEYIGGYDDWKRTVAKREADQVASKDNSKKHMSKFQAPAVAAPPAAPARKLSYNEKRELELLPGKIEQLEKQIAEWHEKMADPDYYKKPGDLQAKNQAILTALDEDLANAFARWEALEAEG